A window from Tenacibaculum singaporense encodes these proteins:
- the kynU gene encoding kynureninase: protein MYKPTLDYAQQLDKEDNLAHLRAQFHIPKDAEGNDWLYFTGNSLGLQPKQTQQYIQQELDDWAKYGVEGHFEARNPWMPYHEFLTNSMAKIVGAKPLEVVVMNTLTTNLHLLMVSFYQPTKTKYKIVIESDAFPSDRYAVQSQLKFHGFDTEEGLIEWKPRKGEELLRIEDLEKIVDEQGDEIALLLIGGVNYYTGQYLDIKRIAEIGHAKNCMVGIDLAHGAGNISPELHDSGVDFAAWCTYKYLNSGPGSLAGLFVHEKHAHNKELPRFAGWWNHNKETRFNMRQPFDVMPGAEGWQLSNPPILSMAAIRASLDMFEEVGMEALRAKSEKLTGYFEYLINQIDTDRIKIITPSNPKERGCQLSIQVKNADKSLHKKLTENNIITDWREPDVIRCAPVPMYNSFEDVYRMVEILKTLL from the coding sequence ATGTATAAACCAACACTCGATTACGCACAGCAACTAGATAAAGAAGATAATTTAGCGCATTTAAGAGCGCAGTTTCATATTCCAAAAGACGCAGAAGGAAATGACTGGTTGTATTTTACAGGAAATTCTCTTGGGCTACAACCAAAACAAACACAACAATACATTCAACAAGAGTTAGATGATTGGGCAAAATATGGAGTAGAAGGGCATTTTGAAGCTCGAAATCCATGGATGCCATATCACGAATTTTTGACAAATTCCATGGCGAAAATAGTAGGTGCTAAACCGCTAGAAGTGGTAGTGATGAACACACTGACGACTAACTTACATTTGTTAATGGTGTCGTTTTATCAACCGACTAAAACAAAGTATAAAATTGTTATAGAAAGTGATGCTTTTCCTTCGGACAGATATGCTGTACAATCGCAATTAAAATTTCATGGATTTGATACAGAAGAAGGATTGATAGAATGGAAACCTCGTAAAGGAGAAGAATTATTACGTATTGAAGATCTAGAGAAAATAGTAGATGAACAAGGCGATGAAATAGCCTTGTTGTTGATTGGAGGAGTGAATTATTATACAGGACAGTATTTAGATATCAAACGTATTGCAGAAATAGGACACGCAAAAAACTGTATGGTAGGGATTGACTTAGCACACGGTGCGGGAAATATTTCTCCAGAGTTACATGATAGCGGAGTAGATTTTGCAGCTTGGTGTACTTATAAGTATTTGAATTCGGGTCCAGGAAGTTTAGCAGGATTGTTTGTACATGAAAAACATGCACATAATAAAGAGTTACCTCGTTTTGCAGGTTGGTGGAACCATAACAAAGAAACTCGTTTTAACATGCGCCAACCATTTGACGTAATGCCAGGAGCAGAAGGTTGGCAGTTATCAAATCCACCTATTTTATCAATGGCAGCCATTAGAGCTTCGTTAGATATGTTTGAAGAAGTAGGAATGGAAGCGCTAAGAGCTAAATCGGAAAAATTAACAGGCTATTTTGAATATCTAATCAATCAGATTGATACCGATAGAATTAAAATAATTACGCCATCTAATCCGAAAGAAAGAGGGTGTCAATTATCTATTCAAGTGAAGAATGCAGACAAAAGTTTACACAAAAAACTAACCGAAAATAATATTATAACCGACTGGAGAGAACCTGATGTAATTCGTTGTGCACCAGTGCCAATGTATAACAGTTTTGAAGATGTATACAGAATGGTTGAAATTTTAAAAACATTGCTATAA
- a CDS encoding IclR family transcriptional regulator — translation MNTDSKNLNQSIIKAFAVLDAFTNDKREWGVRELATKTGYNKSTVYRLLSTLVSLNAVQQNDNEKYQLGSKLFELGNRVSIYKSLRNLTNEPIQKVALEIQETVLLGILKEQQVLHINKADSLQGLKISTSIGSYAPINGSAIGKLLLAFSSLESQEAFLSSTSLQSFTKSTITSVSKFKKELAKIQQQKFALDIEESELGLVCIAIPIYNKKGKVIAGISASGPSSRFKMENVTSYIQILQKGSTIIERLLEDFETL, via the coding sequence ATGAATACAGATTCTAAAAATTTAAATCAATCTATTATTAAAGCATTTGCTGTTTTAGACGCTTTTACCAATGATAAAAGAGAATGGGGCGTTAGAGAGTTAGCTACTAAAACAGGCTATAATAAGAGTACCGTATACCGATTATTAAGTACTTTAGTTTCGTTGAATGCTGTGCAACAAAACGACAATGAAAAATACCAACTAGGTAGTAAGCTGTTTGAGTTAGGAAATCGTGTTTCAATCTATAAATCACTAAGAAATTTAACTAATGAACCTATACAGAAGGTAGCTTTAGAAATTCAAGAAACTGTTTTATTAGGTATTTTAAAAGAGCAACAAGTATTACACATTAATAAAGCTGATAGTTTACAAGGACTTAAAATAAGTACTTCTATCGGTTCTTACGCTCCTATTAACGGAAGCGCGATTGGGAAACTACTCTTAGCTTTTTCTTCGTTAGAAAGCCAAGAAGCCTTTCTAAGCTCAACCTCACTACAGTCGTTTACCAAAAGTACCATCACCTCAGTTTCAAAATTCAAAAAGGAATTAGCAAAAATTCAACAGCAAAAATTTGCGTTAGATATTGAAGAATCAGAATTGGGCTTGGTATGTATTGCTATTCCTATTTATAATAAAAAAGGAAAAGTGATTGCAGGAATCAGTGCTTCTGGACCTTCAAGTAGATTTAAAATGGAGAATGTAACAAGTTATATTCAAATTTTACAAAAAGGTTCTACGATAATCGAACGGTTGTTAGAAGATTTTGAAACATTATAA
- the serA gene encoding phosphoglycerate dehydrogenase has translation MNLVKRNFVFDFDSTLTSVEALDVLAEITLNGSPKKDEIIQEVIHITNQGVDGDISFTESLEKRIQLLSAKKSDLPLLIKELKQKVSPSIERNKEFFESFSDNIYVISAGFKEFIDPIVAEYNIPSERVFANTFEFNKDGVIVGFDTENPLSKHNGKIDCLKSLNLEGEVQVIGDGYSDAVTKEAGVADTFFAYTENVSRDKTIANADHITPNLDEFLYVNKLPRNLSYPKNRIKILLLENVHPDAFTKLTGDGFSVETVSRSLSEDELIEKLKDVHVLGIRSKTQVTRKVIEAAEKLMVVSAFCIGTKQIDLEACKENGVVVFNAPYSNTRSVVELAIGEIIMLMRSVFQRSTEIHNGQWNKTAQGSREVRGKKLGIVGYGNIGKQLSVLAEALGMDVYYYDVEDKLALGNATRMNTLNELLNISDVVTLHVDDNSANKNYIGKEELAEMKDGAHLVNLSRGFVVDIEALVDALKSGKLAGAAVDVYPEEPRKNGEFYTELKGLDNVILTPHVGGSTEEAQKDIADFVPNKIMAYINSGNTVDAVNFPNIRLPKHKNAHRFLHIHKNVPGVMAKINKVLAKYELNITGQYLSTDEKVGYVITDVDKEYNQEVITKLKKVDGTIKFRVLY, from the coding sequence ATGAATTTAGTAAAACGAAATTTCGTTTTCGATTTCGATAGCACACTTACCAGTGTGGAAGCATTAGATGTTTTAGCCGAAATCACCTTAAATGGGAGTCCGAAAAAAGATGAGATTATTCAAGAGGTAATCCATATCACTAATCAAGGAGTTGATGGAGATATTTCTTTTACTGAGTCCTTGGAAAAACGTATTCAGTTATTAAGTGCAAAAAAGTCTGATTTACCTTTATTAATAAAGGAGCTAAAGCAAAAAGTATCTCCTTCTATAGAGAGAAATAAAGAGTTTTTTGAAAGCTTTTCTGATAACATTTATGTGATTTCAGCAGGCTTTAAAGAATTTATCGACCCAATCGTTGCTGAGTATAACATTCCGTCGGAAAGAGTATTCGCAAATACTTTTGAGTTTAATAAAGATGGGGTTATTGTTGGATTTGATACTGAAAATCCATTATCTAAACATAATGGAAAGATAGATTGTTTAAAATCCTTAAATTTAGAAGGTGAAGTACAAGTAATTGGAGATGGTTATAGTGATGCTGTTACCAAAGAAGCAGGTGTTGCTGATACTTTTTTTGCTTATACAGAAAATGTGTCGAGAGATAAGACAATAGCAAATGCCGACCATATCACACCAAATTTAGATGAATTTTTATACGTAAACAAGTTGCCTAGAAACCTATCATACCCAAAGAACAGAATTAAGATATTATTATTAGAAAACGTGCACCCTGATGCTTTTACAAAGTTAACAGGTGATGGATTTTCTGTAGAAACTGTTTCAAGAAGTTTATCGGAAGATGAATTGATTGAAAAATTAAAAGATGTTCATGTGTTAGGAATCCGTTCTAAAACACAAGTAACTCGTAAAGTAATTGAAGCTGCTGAAAAATTAATGGTGGTTTCTGCTTTTTGTATTGGAACGAAGCAAATTGATTTAGAAGCTTGTAAAGAAAATGGAGTGGTGGTTTTCAATGCGCCATACAGTAATACACGTTCGGTAGTTGAATTGGCGATTGGAGAAATCATTATGTTAATGCGTAGTGTATTCCAAAGAAGTACAGAAATTCATAACGGTCAATGGAATAAGACAGCACAAGGATCACGTGAAGTTCGTGGTAAAAAGCTAGGAATTGTTGGATACGGAAACATTGGAAAACAATTATCTGTACTGGCAGAAGCTTTGGGAATGGACGTGTACTATTATGATGTGGAAGATAAATTAGCTTTAGGGAATGCCACTAGAATGAATACGTTGAATGAATTGTTGAATATTTCTGATGTGGTAACATTACATGTAGATGATAATTCGGCGAACAAAAACTACATAGGAAAGGAAGAGTTAGCTGAAATGAAAGATGGAGCGCATTTGGTAAACCTTTCTCGCGGATTTGTAGTAGATATCGAAGCATTGGTAGATGCGTTGAAATCTGGTAAGCTTGCAGGTGCTGCTGTAGATGTGTATCCTGAAGAACCAAGAAAAAATGGTGAGTTTTATACTGAGTTAAAAGGCTTAGATAATGTGATTTTAACTCCACATGTGGGAGGTAGTACAGAAGAAGCTCAAAAAGATATTGCTGATTTTGTTCCTAACAAAATTATGGCGTATATCAATTCAGGGAATACGGTTGATGCGGTTAATTTCCCAAATATTCGTTTACCTAAGCATAAAAATGCACATCGTTTTTTACATATTCATAAAAACGTACCTGGAGTAATGGCGAAAATCAATAAGGTGTTAGCAAAATATGAATTGAATATTACAGGACAATACCTTTCTACTGATGAAAAAGTTGGATATGTGATTACCGATGTAGATAAGGAATATAACCAGGAAGTGATAACAAAGCTTAAAAAGGTGGATGGTACCATTAAGTTTAGAGTGTTGTATTGA
- a CDS encoding UbiA prenyltransferase family protein yields MNLFKKVLDFYINSSIHVALAVISLFRITELYFGFSYDESLGFFVFFATITGYNFVKYAGVAKLHHRSLTKNLQIIQIFSLICFLLMCYYAWLLPLRTLLFFVPLGVLTFLYAVPFLSGFQKNLRSIGYLKIIVVALVWAATTVLLPIYASEIAFTIKVYLCAMQRFLLVIVLILPFDIRDVQYDAISLQTIPKKIGIENTKKFGVVLLGLCLALEFMISPNTHFRTVFLVLFTVLLFLLMRVKTNQSKYYSSFWVEGIPIFWWLFLLV; encoded by the coding sequence ATGAACCTTTTTAAAAAAGTACTCGATTTTTATATAAACTCTAGTATTCATGTAGCCTTAGCGGTGATTTCTTTGTTTAGAATCACGGAATTGTACTTTGGTTTTTCGTATGATGAATCGCTCGGTTTTTTTGTGTTTTTTGCCACAATTACTGGGTATAATTTTGTTAAATATGCAGGAGTAGCGAAACTCCATCATCGAAGTTTGACTAAAAACTTGCAAATCATTCAAATATTTTCGCTGATTTGTTTCTTGCTGATGTGTTATTATGCATGGTTACTACCTTTGAGAACTTTATTGTTTTTCGTGCCTTTAGGGGTTTTAACTTTTTTATATGCAGTACCTTTTTTAAGTGGATTCCAAAAAAACTTACGAAGTATTGGTTATTTAAAAATAATAGTAGTGGCTTTGGTATGGGCTGCAACTACAGTGTTGTTACCTATATATGCCAGTGAAATTGCTTTTACAATTAAGGTGTACTTGTGTGCAATGCAGCGTTTTTTATTGGTGATAGTGTTAATTCTTCCTTTTGATATAAGAGATGTGCAATACGATGCTATTTCTTTACAAACAATTCCTAAAAAAATAGGTATAGAGAATACTAAAAAGTTTGGAGTCGTTTTGTTGGGGTTGTGTTTAGCATTGGAATTTATGATTAGCCCAAATACTCATTTTCGAACTGTTTTTTTAGTATTGTTTACTGTATTACTATTTCTGTTGATGAGAGTAAAAACAAATCAGTCTAAATACTATAGCTCTTTTTGGGTTGAAGGCATACCGATTTTTTGGTGGTTATTTTTGTTAGTTTAA
- the gcvP gene encoding aminomethyl-transferring glycine dehydrogenase, translating into MNTNSFQLRHIGPRVKDQDQMLQTIGIESLDQLIYETIPDDIRLQKELDLAPAMSEYEYLNHINQLGAKNKVFKSYIGLGYHEAILPSVIQRNILENPGWYTAYTPYQAEIAQGRLEALLNYQTMICDLTGMELANASLLDESTAAAEAMALLFDVRERAQKKANVNKFFVSEEILPQTLSVLQTRAIPIGIELVVGNHEEFNFSEEFFGAIVQYPGKHGQVYDYTDFVANCNANNIKVAVAADILSLVKLKAPAEFGADVVVGTTQRFGIPLGYGGPHAGYFATKEAYKRSIPGRIIGVTKDVDGCRALRMALQTREQHIKREKATSNICTAQVLLAVMAGMYAVYHGKDGLQYIADRVHTSTTTLAKALNDLGFKQKNSAYFDTILVEVEADKLRPVAEANGINFNYIDAEHVSISVNETVGLKEINEIVDCFEQAFNIKDILVTEFATTDVIPADVKRATSFLDNDIFNTYQSETDMMRYIKKLERKDLALNHSMISLGSCTMKLNASSEMLPLSNPQWGNIHPFVPLNQAEGYQIMLSNLENQLNVITGFAGTSLQPNSGAQGEFAGLMTIRAYHEANGDTNRNICLIPASAHGTNPASAVMAGMKVVVTKTDERGNIDVEDLRAKAEKHADNLAALMVTYPSTHGVFEKAIKEITQIIHDNGGQVYMDGANMNAQVGLTNPATIGADVCHLNLHKTFAIPHGGGGPGVGPICVAPQLVPYLPTNPVVATGGDNAITAISAAPWGSALVCLISYGYITMLGADGLTNSTKNAILNANYIKERLNGHYSTLYTGEMNRAAHEMILDCREFKQNGIEVTDIAKRLMDYGFHAPTVSFPVAGTIMVEPTESEGVAELDRFCDALISIRKEIAEASRENPNNPLKNAPHTQEMLTADEWDLPYSRKQAAFPLEYIADNKFWPSVRRVDDAFGDRNLICSCNPIEDYMEAEA; encoded by the coding sequence ATGAACACAAATTCATTTCAACTTAGGCATATAGGTCCTCGTGTTAAAGATCAGGATCAAATGCTTCAAACAATTGGCATTGAGAGTTTAGACCAATTGATTTATGAAACTATTCCCGACGATATTCGTTTACAAAAAGAGCTTGATTTAGCTCCTGCCATGAGCGAATATGAATACCTAAATCACATTAACCAATTAGGTGCAAAAAACAAAGTTTTTAAAAGCTATATAGGTTTAGGATATCACGAAGCTATTTTACCTAGTGTTATCCAACGTAATATTTTAGAAAACCCAGGATGGTATACTGCGTATACCCCTTACCAAGCTGAAATAGCACAAGGACGTTTAGAAGCCTTGTTAAATTACCAAACTATGATTTGTGATTTAACAGGAATGGAGTTAGCTAATGCTTCGTTATTAGATGAAAGTACTGCAGCTGCAGAAGCTATGGCTTTATTATTTGATGTTCGTGAAAGAGCGCAAAAGAAGGCAAACGTAAACAAGTTCTTTGTTTCAGAAGAAATTTTACCACAAACCTTATCAGTATTACAAACACGTGCTATTCCTATCGGAATTGAATTAGTTGTTGGTAACCACGAAGAGTTTAACTTCTCAGAAGAATTCTTTGGTGCTATCGTACAATATCCTGGTAAGCACGGACAAGTATATGATTATACTGATTTCGTTGCTAACTGTAACGCAAACAACATTAAAGTAGCGGTTGCAGCTGATATTTTATCATTAGTAAAATTAAAAGCACCTGCTGAATTTGGTGCTGACGTTGTCGTAGGTACTACACAACGTTTTGGTATTCCTTTAGGATACGGAGGACCTCACGCTGGATATTTTGCTACTAAAGAAGCTTACAAGCGTAGTATACCTGGTCGTATTATTGGAGTTACAAAAGATGTTGACGGTTGTCGTGCGTTACGTATGGCATTACAAACACGTGAACAACACATTAAACGTGAAAAAGCAACTTCAAACATTTGTACTGCACAGGTATTATTAGCAGTTATGGCAGGTATGTATGCTGTATACCACGGTAAAGATGGTTTACAATACATTGCAGATCGTGTACACACTAGCACTACAACCTTAGCAAAAGCGTTAAACGATTTAGGTTTCAAACAAAAAAACAGTGCTTATTTCGATACCATTTTAGTGGAAGTTGAAGCTGACAAGTTACGCCCAGTAGCAGAAGCAAATGGAATCAACTTTAACTACATCGATGCAGAGCATGTTTCAATCTCTGTAAACGAAACAGTAGGTTTAAAAGAAATCAACGAAATTGTTGATTGTTTTGAACAAGCATTCAATATCAAAGATATTTTAGTTACTGAATTTGCAACAACAGATGTAATTCCTGCAGACGTAAAGAGAGCAACCTCTTTCTTAGATAATGACATATTCAATACGTATCAATCAGAAACTGACATGATGCGTTATATTAAAAAATTAGAGCGTAAAGATTTAGCTTTAAATCACTCAATGATTTCTTTAGGGTCTTGTACCATGAAGTTAAATGCTTCTTCTGAAATGTTACCATTGAGCAATCCTCAATGGGGAAATATTCACCCATTTGTACCATTAAATCAAGCAGAAGGGTATCAAATCATGTTAAGTAACCTTGAAAACCAATTAAATGTAATTACTGGTTTTGCAGGTACTTCTTTACAACCTAACTCAGGTGCGCAAGGTGAATTTGCTGGATTAATGACTATTAGAGCCTATCACGAAGCAAATGGAGACACCAACAGAAACATCTGTTTAATTCCTGCATCTGCTCACGGAACGAACCCTGCATCTGCTGTTATGGCGGGTATGAAAGTGGTGGTTACCAAAACTGATGAAAGAGGAAACATCGATGTAGAAGATTTACGTGCTAAAGCTGAAAAACACGCTGATAATTTAGCTGCTTTAATGGTGACTTACCCATCTACTCACGGAGTATTTGAAAAGGCGATTAAAGAAATTACGCAAATTATTCACGATAATGGCGGACAAGTATATATGGATGGTGCAAACATGAACGCACAGGTAGGATTAACAAATCCTGCAACCATTGGTGCTGATGTTTGTCACTTAAACTTACACAAAACATTTGCGATTCCTCATGGTGGTGGTGGACCAGGTGTTGGACCAATTTGTGTAGCTCCTCAATTAGTTCCCTATTTACCTACTAACCCAGTAGTAGCTACTGGTGGTGACAATGCCATTACTGCTATTTCAGCAGCTCCTTGGGGTTCTGCATTGGTATGTTTAATCTCTTACGGATACATTACTATGTTAGGTGCTGACGGATTAACAAATTCTACTAAAAATGCTATTTTAAACGCAAACTATATTAAAGAGCGTTTAAACGGACATTATAGTACTTTATATACAGGTGAAATGAACCGTGCTGCTCACGAAATGATTTTAGACTGTCGTGAGTTTAAACAAAACGGAATTGAAGTTACTGATATTGCGAAACGTTTAATGGACTACGGATTCCACGCGCCTACGGTATCTTTCCCTGTAGCGGGTACAATTATGGTAGAACCAACCGAATCGGAAGGTGTAGCTGAATTAGACCGTTTTTGTGATGCGTTAATCTCTATTAGAAAAGAGATTGCTGAAGCAAGTAGGGAAAACCCTAACAACCCGCTTAAAAATGCACCACATACGCAAGAAATGTTAACTGCTGATGAGTGGGATTTACCATACTCTCGTAAACAAGCAGCATTTCCTTTAGAGTATATTGCAGACAATAAGTTTTGGCCTTCTGTACGTCGTGTAGACGATGCTTTTGGTGACCGTAACTTAATTTGCTCTTGTAATCCTATTGAAGATTATATGGAAGCAGAAGCTTAA
- a CDS encoding M90 family metallopeptidase, translated as MTYLSIIILVGIFLVFKKSTSTPKWKQPTTPFPNKWKVILTKKVAFYNALTPDEKELFEFKVFEFLLNHEVIGVDVTVTITDKLLIASSAVIPIFNFPEWRYPNIKEIILYPAMFNKHFETEGENRRILGMVGNGYLEGKMVLSKPALHLGFENETDKKNTAIHEFVHLIDKLDGNIDGVPHVLLEKQYSIPWVDLINKKIEEIYNDASDINPYGGTNKAEFFSVASEYFFERPKLLARKHPELYALLEQIFKQDMDDMNLHLKRLDISRNDPCPCDSGVKYKKCCGIN; from the coding sequence ATGACTTATTTATCTATAATTATACTAGTAGGTATTTTTCTTGTATTCAAAAAAAGCACCTCAACACCAAAGTGGAAACAACCTACAACTCCTTTTCCAAACAAATGGAAAGTTATTTTAACTAAAAAAGTCGCTTTTTACAACGCACTCACTCCTGATGAAAAAGAATTGTTTGAATTCAAAGTTTTTGAATTCCTGTTAAATCATGAAGTTATTGGTGTTGATGTTACAGTTACGATTACGGACAAACTACTAATAGCTTCTAGTGCTGTAATTCCTATTTTTAATTTTCCTGAATGGCGTTATCCTAATATCAAAGAAATCATTTTATACCCTGCTATGTTCAACAAGCATTTTGAAACCGAAGGAGAGAACCGAAGAATTTTAGGAATGGTAGGTAACGGGTATTTAGAAGGAAAAATGGTTTTATCTAAACCCGCTTTACACCTAGGTTTTGAAAATGAAACTGACAAAAAGAATACTGCCATCCATGAATTTGTGCATTTAATTGACAAACTAGATGGAAATATTGATGGAGTTCCGCATGTATTATTAGAAAAACAATATAGCATTCCGTGGGTAGATTTAATCAACAAAAAGATTGAAGAAATTTATAATGACGCTTCTGATATCAATCCGTATGGCGGAACTAACAAAGCGGAATTTTTCTCAGTTGCAAGCGAATACTTTTTTGAGCGTCCGAAATTATTAGCCAGAAAACATCCTGAGCTTTATGCGTTGCTAGAGCAAATCTTTAAACAAGATATGGACGACATGAACCTGCATTTAAAACGTTTGGATATTTCTAGAAACGACCCTTGTCCTTGTGATAGCGGTGTGAAGTATAAAAAATGTTGTGGGATTAACTAA
- a CDS encoding ABC-F family ATP-binding cassette domain-containing protein has translation MITVDQLTVEFSGNALFSDVSFVINENDKIALMGKNGAGKSTMMKIIAGVSKPTKGGVRSPKDTVIAYLPQHLLMEDNCTVKEEASKAFASIFAMKAEMDDLNKQLETRTDYESDDYMKIIERVSDLGEKYYALEEINYEAEVEKALKGLGFKQEDFERATSEFSGGWRMRIELAKILLQKPDLILLDEPTNHVDIESVIWLENFLLNKAKAVVVISHDKAFIDNITNRTIEVTMGTIHDYKANYSHYLELRKERRAHQLKAYQEQQKFIADTKAFIERFKGTYSKTNQVASRERMLEKLVPVEIDEVDTSALKLRFPPSPRSGDYPVKVEGLTKQYGDLTVFKEASFSIARGEKVSFVGRNGEGKSTMIKAIMGEIDFEGECGLGHNAKVGYFAQNQASLLDPELTIFQTVDEVAEGDVRTQIKNILGRFMFSGDDLEKKVKVLSGGEKTRLAMVKLLLEPVNVLILDEPTNHLDLKSKEVIKEALLHFDGTLILVSHDRDFLQGLSQKVFEFKDQRVIEHFETIDAFLERNNIKALKEIDLD, from the coding sequence ATGATTACGGTAGATCAATTAACGGTTGAGTTTAGTGGTAACGCCCTGTTTAGCGACGTTTCGTTTGTAATAAACGAGAACGATAAAATTGCCTTAATGGGTAAAAATGGCGCAGGAAAATCCACCATGATGAAAATTATAGCAGGAGTTTCTAAACCTACTAAAGGAGGCGTTCGCAGCCCGAAAGATACCGTAATCGCTTACTTACCTCAGCATTTGTTAATGGAAGACAATTGCACGGTAAAAGAAGAAGCGTCTAAAGCATTTGCATCAATTTTTGCTATGAAAGCTGAAATGGACGACCTCAACAAACAACTAGAAACCCGTACCGATTACGAATCGGACGATTATATGAAAATCATCGAGCGTGTATCAGATTTAGGAGAAAAATACTACGCGTTAGAAGAAATAAACTACGAAGCAGAAGTAGAGAAAGCTTTAAAAGGATTAGGTTTTAAGCAAGAAGATTTTGAAAGAGCAACCTCAGAGTTTAGTGGAGGTTGGCGTATGCGTATAGAGCTGGCGAAAATCTTATTGCAAAAACCCGATTTAATTTTGTTAGATGAGCCTACCAACCACGTAGATATCGAATCGGTAATTTGGTTAGAAAACTTTTTATTAAACAAAGCCAAGGCGGTAGTGGTAATATCGCACGATAAAGCGTTTATCGATAATATTACCAACCGTACCATTGAAGTAACGATGGGGACTATTCACGATTACAAAGCAAACTACTCACACTATTTAGAGTTACGTAAAGAACGTCGTGCACATCAGCTAAAAGCTTACCAAGAACAACAAAAGTTTATTGCCGATACCAAAGCATTTATCGAGCGTTTTAAAGGAACCTATTCAAAAACGAATCAGGTAGCATCACGTGAGCGTATGTTAGAAAAATTGGTTCCTGTAGAAATAGATGAGGTAGATACATCAGCCTTAAAATTACGTTTTCCACCGTCACCACGTTCGGGAGATTATCCTGTAAAAGTGGAAGGATTGACGAAGCAATACGGAGACTTAACAGTATTTAAAGAGGCAAGTTTCTCTATAGCTCGTGGAGAAAAAGTATCGTTTGTAGGAAGAAACGGAGAAGGAAAATCGACCATGATTAAAGCAATTATGGGAGAAATTGATTTTGAAGGTGAATGTGGTTTAGGACACAACGCTAAAGTGGGGTACTTTGCTCAAAATCAAGCATCATTATTAGATCCTGAATTAACAATTTTCCAAACCGTAGATGAGGTTGCCGAAGGTGATGTTCGAACGCAAATCAAAAATATATTAGGACGTTTTATGTTCTCGGGAGATGATTTAGAAAAGAAAGTAAAAGTACTTTCTGGAGGAGAGAAAACCCGTTTAGCAATGGTAAAACTGTTGTTAGAACCTGTAAACGTGTTGATATTAGATGAGCCTACAAACCACTTAGATTTAAAATCGAAAGAAGTAATTAAAGAAGCCTTATTACACTTCGACGGAACATTAATCTTAGTATCACACGACCGTGATTTCTTACAAGGCTTGTCTCAAAAAGTATTTGAGTTTAAAGACCAACGTGTCATAGAACACTTTGAAACGATTGATGCGTTTTTAGAGCGTAATAATATCAAAGCATTAAAGGAAATTGATTTGGATTAA